The following proteins are encoded in a genomic region of Thiomonas sp. X19:
- the rluB gene encoding 23S rRNA pseudouridine(2605) synthase RluB, producing the protein MQHDESISDADASSNPATPVVAEPAPQRPARRRKAVAVEAAAPAHDEGESTQSARSEPHSIASPGNAAPSVDPVAAEGSAEGTSPQAGQTAGDDMTPRDAPRRRKRKAPGPSLAETETRPTGSVVPEAQQTAPAEAQHDADGNQAQPERSARADRPNRPDRPRQNQNQRKKKHNSPLRGPAKNVPAVRIEEVISGDFDRAVEIAEAAEPGARRVLPPSPEAPKLHKVLAQAGVGSRREMEQLIVDGLVSVNGEPAHLGQRIQPGDQIRVNGKPLKFRISPPPARVLVYHKPVGEVVTFKDPEGRPTVFRNLPRVQNAKWTAIGRLDINTEGLLLFTTSGELANKLMHPSQGVEREYAVRVLGQVDDPARQKLLGGVDLSDGPARFMSLEEAGGEGANRWYRVIIAEGRNREVRRLFEAVGLTVSRLIRVRYGSIALPAGLRRGDFAEIEREDVKAMMNHSGTVQGLDDRSKGQKPGGNGANGVNGQSQRKPGGRNDKRQESRGQAGRNDGRNQDRPEGPPGGRGNAERGGPSGEREPGPNSYAMSAVDALFGRATREARRAAPRHEHDDRQLPEREPGPNSYAMSAVDALFGKGAGGHGGNNKPRSARGGKKGGSGGQPDPMRSALGQGFGQGPRAGPGPGGKRRNFPR; encoded by the coding sequence ATGCAACACGACGAATCCATCTCCGACGCTGACGCCAGCTCCAACCCTGCCACCCCGGTGGTTGCCGAACCGGCACCGCAGCGCCCGGCGCGGCGGCGCAAGGCCGTGGCAGTCGAAGCAGCAGCCCCGGCGCACGATGAAGGTGAAAGCACGCAGTCAGCCCGCTCCGAGCCGCACTCGATCGCGTCGCCGGGCAACGCGGCGCCCAGCGTCGATCCGGTTGCCGCTGAAGGGTCTGCCGAAGGCACGAGCCCGCAAGCCGGGCAGACCGCAGGCGACGACATGACGCCGCGCGATGCGCCGCGGCGCCGCAAGCGCAAAGCCCCCGGGCCCAGCCTGGCAGAGACCGAAACCCGGCCAACCGGATCTGTCGTGCCGGAGGCGCAGCAAACCGCGCCGGCTGAAGCGCAACACGATGCTGACGGCAACCAGGCACAGCCCGAGCGTTCCGCGCGTGCCGATCGCCCGAACCGGCCCGATCGTCCGCGTCAAAACCAGAACCAGCGCAAAAAGAAGCACAACTCGCCGTTGCGCGGCCCGGCCAAAAACGTCCCCGCGGTGCGCATCGAAGAGGTCATTTCCGGCGATTTCGACCGTGCCGTCGAAATCGCCGAAGCCGCCGAGCCCGGTGCCCGCCGTGTGCTGCCGCCATCACCCGAAGCGCCGAAACTGCACAAGGTCCTGGCCCAGGCCGGGGTGGGGTCGCGCCGCGAAATGGAACAACTCATCGTCGATGGCCTGGTGTCCGTCAACGGCGAGCCGGCGCATCTGGGCCAGCGCATTCAGCCTGGCGACCAGATCCGCGTCAATGGCAAGCCGCTCAAATTCCGCATCAGCCCGCCACCAGCGCGGGTGCTGGTCTATCACAAGCCAGTGGGCGAGGTCGTGACCTTCAAGGATCCGGAAGGCCGTCCCACGGTGTTCCGCAACCTGCCGCGGGTGCAGAACGCGAAGTGGACGGCGATCGGCCGGCTCGACATCAACACCGAAGGTCTGCTGCTGTTCACCACCTCGGGCGAACTGGCCAACAAGCTCATGCACCCCAGCCAGGGCGTCGAGCGCGAGTACGCGGTGCGTGTGCTGGGGCAGGTGGATGACCCGGCACGCCAGAAATTGCTGGGGGGTGTGGACCTGAGCGACGGTCCCGCACGTTTCATGAGCCTGGAAGAAGCCGGTGGCGAGGGCGCCAATCGCTGGTATCGGGTCATCATCGCCGAAGGGCGCAACCGCGAAGTGCGCCGCCTGTTCGAGGCCGTGGGCCTCACGGTCAGCCGCCTGATTCGCGTGCGCTATGGCTCCATCGCCTTGCCCGCCGGTTTGCGCCGTGGCGATTTCGCGGAAATCGAGCGCGAAGACGTCAAGGCCATGATGAACCATTCCGGCACGGTTCAGGGTTTGGATGACCGGTCCAAGGGCCAGAAGCCGGGCGGCAATGGCGCCAATGGCGTCAATGGCCAGTCCCAGCGCAAGCCTGGTGGACGCAATGACAAGCGGCAGGAATCGCGTGGCCAAGCCGGACGCAACGATGGCCGCAATCAAGATCGGCCGGAAGGCCCCCCCGGCGGCCGTGGCAATGCTGAGCGTGGCGGCCCGAGCGGCGAGCGCGAGCCGGGCCCCAACAGCTACGCCATGAGCGCGGTGGATGCGCTCTTCGGCCGGGCCACCCGCGAAGCACGTCGCGCGGCTCCGCGTCATGAGCACGACGACCGACAGCTTCCTGAACGCGAGCCGGGACCCAACAGCTATGCCATGAGCGCTGTCGATGCCTTGTTCGGCAAAGGTGCCGGCGGCCATGGTGGCAACAACAAGCCACGCTCGGCCCGTGGTGGCAAGAAAGGTGGTTCCGGCGGCCAGCCTGACCCGATGCGTTCAGCCCTGGGGCAAGGGTTCGGCCAGGGTCCGCGTGCGGGCCCGGGGCCGGGCGGCAAACGACGCAACTTCCCGCGTTGA
- the scpB gene encoding SMC-Scp complex subunit ScpB has product MNIALAKRVVETALMCATQPLSLERLRSLFDEQVGADTLRLLLDDLRHDWRERGVELRAVAGGWRMQSREDMQPYLQRLNPEKPPRYSRAVQETLAIIAHRQPVTRGDIEDIRGVAVNAQILRQLEDRGWIEAIGHREGPGRPVLFATTRQFLDDLGVATIGELPAMQAEVASADPQQIDLLPLGGEIEDMFEPSSVSQAAAGDGVEAAESSPAATADAAAWLPSPTFPVPSESAASDSIAASDPLPAA; this is encoded by the coding sequence ATGAATATTGCACTGGCCAAGCGGGTCGTCGAGACCGCGCTGATGTGTGCCACCCAACCTTTGAGCCTTGAGCGTCTGCGCAGCCTGTTCGACGAACAGGTCGGCGCCGACACCCTGCGCTTGCTGCTCGACGACTTGCGCCACGACTGGCGCGAGCGCGGCGTGGAGTTGCGCGCCGTGGCTGGCGGCTGGCGCATGCAAAGCCGTGAGGACATGCAGCCTTATCTGCAGCGACTCAATCCCGAAAAGCCGCCGCGCTACTCCCGCGCAGTGCAGGAAACGCTGGCCATCATCGCCCACCGGCAACCCGTGACGCGCGGCGATATCGAGGACATTCGCGGCGTGGCGGTCAATGCGCAGATCCTGCGCCAGTTGGAAGATCGTGGCTGGATCGAGGCCATCGGCCATCGCGAAGGGCCGGGGCGGCCGGTGCTGTTCGCCACCACACGCCAGTTTCTCGACGATCTCGGCGTGGCCACGATTGGCGAACTTCCCGCGATGCAAGCCGAGGTCGCCAGCGCCGACCCGCAGCAAATCGATCTGTTGCCCTTGGGCGGCGAGATTGAAGACATGTTCGAGCCTTCGTCCGTCAGTCAAGCGGCGGCAGGCGACGGCGTCGAAGCCGCCGAATCTTCCCCCGCTGCCACTGCAGACGCTGCCGCATGGCTCCCATCCCCCACATTCCCAGTTCCATCCGAATCGGCGGCTTCCGACAGCATTGCCGCGTCCGATCCCCTGCCAGCCGCCTGA
- the maiA gene encoding maleylacetoacetate isomerase has product MRTLYSYFRSSAAFRVRIALNLKGLSYAIVPVHLAHGEQRLPEHLRRSPQGLIPVLEDDGLSLTQSLAILEYLEEQHPNPPLLPADAAGRARVRALALAIACDIHPLNNLRVLNRLQSQFGADEAARQRWYQHWVNTGLAAWQEQWRRWPGPPGPYVHGQAPGLADCCLIPQICNAQRFKCDLQAVPDLMRLFDACMQLPAFVNAHPAQQADAT; this is encoded by the coding sequence ATGCGCACGCTCTACAGCTACTTTCGCTCCTCCGCGGCATTCCGCGTGCGCATCGCCCTCAACCTCAAGGGCCTGTCCTACGCCATCGTTCCGGTGCATCTGGCGCATGGCGAGCAACGCCTGCCGGAGCATTTGCGGCGTTCGCCGCAAGGGCTCATCCCGGTGCTGGAGGACGACGGCCTCAGCCTCACGCAGTCGCTGGCCATCCTGGAGTATCTCGAAGAGCAGCACCCCAATCCGCCGCTGCTGCCAGCCGACGCAGCGGGTCGGGCGCGGGTGCGTGCCCTGGCCCTGGCGATTGCCTGCGACATTCACCCGCTGAACAATCTGCGGGTGCTGAACCGCCTGCAAAGCCAATTCGGCGCCGACGAGGCGGCGCGCCAGCGCTGGTACCAGCATTGGGTGAACACCGGCCTTGCCGCCTGGCAGGAGCAATGGCGCCGCTGGCCCGGCCCACCCGGCCCCTACGTGCATGGACAAGCGCCGGGCCTGGCCGACTGCTGCCTGATTCCGCAGATCTGCAACGCACAGCGCTTCAAATGCGATCTGCAAGCCGTTCCCGACCTCATGCGCTTGTTCGACGCCTGCATGCAGTTGCCGGCATTCGTCAATGCACATCCGGCACAGCAAGCAGACGCGACCTGA
- a CDS encoding 2Fe-2S iron-sulfur cluster-binding protein encodes MPIISIPTSGLELQADADDNLLKVLRRYKIPIHYSCKQGECGSCKCVLEQGEVDLQGYKDTALPLAQREQGLILACCSRLKGDVQLRLIDSDDYIVHPERHLVAEVIGLRELAPEVFGLRLKIRYVDRDGEPFLFSAGQYAQLGVQTDPDTLVARDFSMASTPVDAEYDDELEFHIRRTATGAFSGLLGRSIQLGSLIAVDGPMGSSHFRPRHEGPLYAVSAGTGFAPMLSVVKTALNNGKLEPVVFYVGFKTPAEVYGREDLAQLQHEFNNFRFHVVVEQDADASDRTGRVGDVLLNDVADFAGAKVYLAGSPGMVEAVSACLLERGLPAGDVHADAFYAPKPGLAEAASAAQAAMGAAEANGLLSLPSPLQSEV; translated from the coding sequence ATGCCCATCATCTCCATCCCCACAAGCGGTCTCGAACTCCAGGCCGACGCCGACGACAACCTGCTGAAGGTGCTGCGCCGCTACAAGATTCCCATCCACTATTCCTGCAAACAGGGAGAGTGCGGCAGCTGCAAATGCGTCCTTGAGCAGGGCGAGGTTGACTTGCAAGGCTACAAGGACACCGCCTTGCCGCTGGCGCAGCGCGAGCAGGGTTTGATTCTGGCCTGCTGCAGCCGCCTCAAGGGCGACGTGCAACTGCGCCTGATCGACAGTGACGACTACATCGTCCACCCCGAGCGCCATCTCGTCGCCGAGGTCATCGGTCTGCGCGAGCTGGCGCCGGAAGTTTTCGGCCTGCGCCTGAAAATCCGTTACGTCGACCGCGATGGCGAGCCCTTCCTCTTCTCCGCCGGTCAATACGCCCAGCTCGGTGTGCAAACCGACCCCGACACCCTGGTCGCGCGCGACTTTTCCATGGCCAGCACCCCGGTGGACGCGGAATACGACGACGAACTTGAATTTCACATCCGCCGTACCGCCACCGGCGCCTTCAGCGGCCTGCTCGGGCGCAGCATCCAGTTGGGCAGCCTGATTGCTGTCGACGGGCCCATGGGTTCCAGCCATTTCCGCCCACGGCACGAAGGCCCGCTCTACGCCGTGTCGGCAGGCACCGGCTTCGCGCCCATGCTCAGCGTCGTGAAAACGGCGCTCAATAACGGCAAACTCGAACCCGTGGTGTTCTATGTCGGGTTCAAGACGCCGGCCGAGGTCTACGGCCGTGAGGATCTCGCCCAACTCCAGCATGAATTCAACAACTTCCGCTTCCACGTCGTGGTGGAGCAGGACGCTGACGCGAGCGATCGCACCGGCCGCGTCGGCGATGTGCTGCTGAACGATGTGGCCGACTTCGCCGGCGCCAAGGTCTATCTCGCGGGTTCGCCCGGCATGGTCGAAGCGGTGAGTGCCTGCCTGCTGGAACGCGGCCTGCCAGCCGGAGATGTGCATGCTGACGCCTTCTATGCGCCCAAGCCCGGACTGGCGGAGGCTGCGTCTGCCGCGCAAGCCGCCATGGGCGCCGCCGAAGCGAATGGCCTGCTTTCCTTGCCATCACCACTGCAGTCCGAGGTCTGA
- a CDS encoding NUDIX hydrolase: MHPRLIQHCNHCGAPVDHRVPEGDTHLRAVCPACGHVQYENPRNIVGTVPVWEGRVLLCKRAIEPRHGLWTLPAGFMELHETTEQGALRETQEEAGVDVELDGLYCVVNVKPVSQVYLLYRARMLQPTWSPGLETLEAQLFSPSEVPWEQLAFRAVGETLRRFFAEQQTGHYNLQVFDID, encoded by the coding sequence ATGCACCCACGCCTGATCCAACATTGCAACCATTGCGGTGCGCCCGTCGACCACCGGGTTCCCGAAGGCGACACGCATCTGCGTGCGGTCTGCCCTGCTTGCGGTCATGTGCAATACGAAAACCCGCGCAATATCGTGGGGACGGTGCCGGTGTGGGAAGGCCGCGTGCTGCTGTGCAAGCGGGCCATCGAGCCGCGCCACGGCCTCTGGACCCTGCCGGCCGGGTTCATGGAGTTGCACGAAACCACCGAACAAGGCGCCCTGCGTGAAACCCAGGAAGAGGCCGGTGTCGACGTCGAACTCGACGGCCTGTACTGCGTGGTCAACGTCAAGCCGGTGAGCCAGGTCTACCTGCTGTACCGCGCGCGCATGTTGCAACCCACATGGTCACCAGGGCTGGAAACCCTGGAAGCGCAGCTGTTCAGCCCGAGCGAAGTGCCGTGGGAGCAACTGGCGTTTCGCGCCGTGGGCGAAACCCTCAGGCGCTTTTTTGCCGAGCAGCAAACCGGACACTACAACTTGCAGGTGTTCGATATCGATTGA
- a CDS encoding helix-turn-helix domain-containing protein, producing the protein MKAIPTAPMHRMDKPHPCDVCFQSRFCLPISLPQDELVRMRDIMQTTIRLTKGERLFEAGQPMDKVFSVHAGSFKSMISSPDGRQQIVGFHVPGELMGLEGFSARIYMTDVIALEDGEACEIDVRILENNARELPTLQQQIHCLIGNRLARAQQDQFVLGSMQADERLARFLLDLSERYKSRGLSPEEFVLRMSREEIGSYLGLKLETISRLMSRFHQAGLVHVAQRQVRITNREGLTELLVPQEH; encoded by the coding sequence ATGAAAGCCATTCCCACCGCCCCCATGCACCGCATGGACAAGCCCCATCCCTGCGATGTGTGTTTTCAGAGTCGGTTCTGCCTGCCGATCTCGCTGCCACAAGACGAGCTCGTGCGCATGCGCGACATCATGCAAACCACCATCAGGCTGACCAAGGGAGAGCGGCTGTTCGAGGCCGGACAGCCGATGGACAAGGTGTTTTCGGTCCATGCGGGATCGTTCAAATCGATGATCAGCAGCCCCGACGGGCGGCAGCAGATCGTGGGTTTCCACGTCCCCGGCGAACTGATGGGCCTGGAGGGTTTTTCCGCGCGCATCTACATGACCGATGTGATCGCGCTGGAGGATGGCGAGGCTTGCGAAATCGACGTTCGCATCCTGGAAAACAATGCCCGCGAACTGCCCACCTTGCAGCAGCAGATTCATTGCCTCATCGGCAACCGGCTGGCGCGGGCGCAGCAGGACCAATTCGTGCTCGGCAGCATGCAGGCCGACGAGCGTCTGGCGCGCTTCCTGCTCGATCTGTCGGAACGCTACAAGTCGCGCGGCCTCTCACCCGAAGAATTCGTGTTGCGCATGAGCCGTGAGGAAATCGGCAGCTACCTCGGGCTCAAACTGGAAACCATCAGCCGTCTGATGTCGCGCTTCCACCAAGCCGGGCTGGTTCACGTTGCGCAGCGACAGGTGCGCATCACCAACCGCGAAGGCCTGACCGAGTTGCTGGTTCCACAGGAGCATTGA
- a CDS encoding Tex family protein: MTTSSNSEGGAAQQALILAQLAAEMQLRPAQIAAAVELLDGGATVPFIARYRKEATGGMSDEHLRNLEVRLGYLRELEQRRAAILKSINAQGKLTPELQAAIAAATQKQELEDLYLPYKPRVTTRAQKARNAGLEPLADALFANPALDPLAEATAFARAEKGEDGSDFSTPQACLDGARDILVERWAEDSTLVGPLREWLWNCGMLRAQLREGKAEEGANFRDYFDYAEVIARVPSHRALAVFRGRSQEVLDASLQLPQDGTTGAGAASSASGLNAAQQRIAAHIGWSHRARAADDWLQRCVQWAWRVKLSLSLERELFTKLREQAESEAIAVFGANLGALLLAAPAGPKTVMGLDPGIRTGVKVAVTDPTGKVLDTATIYPHEPRRDWDGSLHTLAALCRRHGVQIVSIGNGTASRETARLASELAQRHPEFTLTQVVVSEAGASVYSASALASAELPDLDVSLRGAVSIARRVQDPLAELVKIDPKSIGVGQYQHDVDQTQLARRLDAVVEDCVNRVGVDVNTASVPLLARVAGLNARIADHIVRQRDTAGAFRSRKSLLDVPGLGAKTFEQAAGFLRIMDGDNPLDRSAVHPESYPLVERILAAAGQPIQVLMGNAQALQAIRAEALVDDRFGLYTVRDVLAELDKPGRDPRPAFRVARLQEDVQSIKDLQPGMRLEGTVSNVAAFGAFVDLGVHCDGLVHVSQLADRFVKDAAEVVKVGDIVTVTVLEVDVQRQRIALSMRTQKPGGEAAAGKRGDGAARQPPGQGGRARPTAAPAPAQSAMAAAFSRLGKDR, translated from the coding sequence ATGACCACTTCTTCGAACTCAGAGGGCGGCGCCGCGCAACAGGCGCTGATTCTGGCCCAGCTCGCGGCCGAGATGCAATTGCGCCCGGCGCAGATTGCGGCCGCGGTGGAACTGCTCGACGGTGGCGCCACCGTCCCCTTCATCGCCCGCTACCGCAAGGAAGCCACCGGGGGCATGAGCGACGAGCATCTGCGCAATCTGGAAGTCCGCCTGGGCTATCTGCGCGAACTGGAGCAGCGCCGCGCGGCCATCCTCAAATCCATCAACGCGCAGGGCAAACTCACGCCCGAGTTGCAGGCCGCCATTGCTGCTGCCACGCAGAAGCAGGAACTTGAAGACCTCTATCTGCCCTACAAGCCGCGCGTGACAACCCGTGCGCAAAAGGCGCGCAACGCCGGGCTGGAGCCGCTGGCCGATGCGCTGTTCGCCAACCCCGCGCTGGACCCGCTGGCCGAGGCCACGGCGTTCGCGCGCGCCGAGAAGGGCGAGGACGGCTCCGACTTCAGCACGCCGCAAGCCTGCCTGGACGGGGCGCGCGACATCCTTGTGGAGCGCTGGGCCGAGGACTCGACCCTGGTGGGGCCATTGCGCGAATGGCTGTGGAACTGCGGCATGCTGCGCGCGCAACTGCGCGAGGGCAAGGCCGAGGAAGGCGCCAATTTCCGTGACTATTTCGATTACGCCGAAGTCATTGCCCGCGTGCCCTCGCACCGCGCGCTGGCGGTGTTTCGCGGTCGCAGCCAAGAGGTGTTGGATGCGAGCTTGCAACTGCCACAAGACGGCACGACTGGCGCTGGCGCGGCCAGCAGTGCCAGCGGCCTGAATGCAGCGCAGCAGCGCATCGCCGCGCATATCGGCTGGTCCCACCGTGCCCGTGCGGCTGACGACTGGCTGCAGCGCTGCGTGCAATGGGCCTGGCGCGTGAAGCTTTCGCTCTCGCTCGAACGCGAGCTGTTCACTAAGCTGCGCGAGCAGGCTGAAAGCGAGGCCATCGCCGTGTTCGGCGCCAATCTGGGCGCCTTGCTGCTGGCCGCTCCCGCCGGCCCCAAGACCGTGATGGGCCTGGACCCCGGCATTCGCACCGGCGTGAAAGTGGCCGTGACCGACCCCACCGGCAAGGTGCTGGACACCGCGACCATCTACCCCCACGAGCCGCGGCGCGATTGGGACGGCAGCCTGCACACCCTGGCCGCGCTATGCCGCCGGCACGGCGTGCAGATCGTCTCCATCGGCAACGGCACCGCCAGCCGTGAAACCGCCAGGCTGGCGAGCGAACTGGCCCAACGCCATCCGGAATTCACGCTGACGCAGGTGGTGGTGAGCGAAGCCGGCGCTTCGGTGTATTCCGCAAGCGCCCTGGCCAGCGCGGAACTACCCGATCTGGACGTGAGCCTGCGCGGCGCGGTCTCCATCGCCCGCCGTGTGCAAGACCCGCTGGCAGAGCTGGTGAAGATCGATCCCAAGAGCATCGGCGTCGGCCAGTACCAGCATGACGTCGACCAGACCCAGCTCGCACGTCGGCTGGATGCGGTGGTGGAGGACTGTGTGAACCGCGTTGGCGTGGATGTGAACACGGCATCCGTGCCGCTGCTGGCGCGCGTGGCGGGCTTGAACGCGCGCATTGCCGATCACATCGTGCGCCAGCGCGACACGGCCGGCGCTTTTCGCAGCCGCAAGAGCCTGCTGGATGTGCCCGGCCTGGGTGCCAAGACTTTCGAGCAGGCAGCCGGTTTTCTGCGCATCATGGATGGCGACAACCCGCTCGACCGCTCTGCCGTGCATCCTGAAAGCTACCCGCTGGTCGAGCGCATTCTTGCCGCTGCCGGCCAGCCCATTCAGGTGCTGATGGGCAATGCGCAGGCCTTGCAAGCCATCCGCGCCGAAGCCTTGGTGGACGACCGCTTTGGCCTCTACACCGTGCGCGACGTGTTGGCTGAACTCGACAAGCCCGGCCGCGATCCGCGTCCTGCCTTCCGCGTGGCGAGGCTGCAAGAAGATGTGCAAAGCATCAAGGACTTGCAGCCTGGCATGCGCCTGGAGGGCACGGTGAGCAATGTCGCTGCCTTCGGCGCCTTCGTCGATCTGGGCGTGCATTGCGATGGCCTGGTGCATGTGTCGCAACTCGCCGACCGCTTCGTGAAAGACGCCGCCGAGGTGGTGAAGGTCGGCGACATTGTCACGGTCACGGTGCTGGAGGTGGATGTGCAGCGGCAACGCATTGCTTTGAGCATGCGCACCCAGAAGCCCGGTGGTGAGGCCGCCGCAGGCAAGCGCGGCGACGGTGCGGCGCGTCAGCCGCCGGGGCAGGGCGGCAGAGCGCGGCCGACGGCAGCGCCGGCACCAGCCCAATCAGCCATGGCGGCGGCCTTTTCGCGCTTGGGCAAGGACCGATAA
- a CDS encoding HD-GYP domain-containing protein, which produces MRCCTIWASSAWATPCSTNPASSTLPSGKPCACTPTYTEQILSGIAPFAGLAQVAGAHHEKLDGTGYPRGLSAGLISMETRIITTADIFDAISVGRPYRAAVPVDQILAMMGPGCALHARLAAGRGGVHSCARTWGRAQWPGVCRCLNR; this is translated from the coding sequence GTGCGTTGCTGCACGATATGGGCAAGCTCGGCGTGGGCAACGCCATGCTCGACAAACCCGGCAAGCTCGACGCTGCCGAGTGGAAAGCCATGCGCATGCACGCCTACTTATACCGAGCAGATTCTGAGCGGCATCGCGCCCTTCGCCGGGTTGGCGCAAGTGGCTGGTGCACATCACGAAAAGCTCGACGGCACGGGCTACCCACGCGGTCTTTCGGCAGGGTTGATTTCGATGGAGACTCGCATCATCACGACCGCCGACATTTTCGACGCCATCTCGGTCGGCCGTCCCTATCGCGCCGCAGTGCCAGTGGATCAGATCCTGGCGATGATGGGGCCCGGATGCGCGCTGCATGCACGCCTTGCGGCAGGCCGAGGCGGGGTTCACTCCTGCGCCAGAACTTGGGGCCGAGCCCAATGGCCTGGTGTCTGCCGCTGCTTGAACCGCTGA
- a CDS encoding MBL fold metallo-hydrolase, which produces MSTVADLARAPEMIGNPAVQTWFHQQSNTACHCIIDPATRHCALVDSVLDFDYAAGHTHTEFADGIIAFIKTEGLKLDWLLETHAHADHISAAPYIKKQLGGRTGIGEHIKDVQKVFGEVFHDDSIPRDGRPFDKLFTDGETFAIGQLQVHVMHTPGHTPACVTYLAGEDAFVGDTLFMPDYGTARCDFPGGNAHSLYHSVQRLYGLPPQTRLHLCHDYMPGGRAAQWVCTVQEQRDGNVQLNARTTEDEFVAFRKQRDAKLDMPALIVPSVQVNIRAGEMPPAETNGVSYLKVPINVL; this is translated from the coding sequence ATGAGTACAGTTGCCGATCTTGCCAGGGCTCCCGAAATGATCGGAAACCCTGCTGTTCAGACTTGGTTCCACCAGCAGTCCAACACCGCCTGCCACTGCATCATCGACCCGGCGACGCGCCATTGCGCCCTGGTCGACAGCGTGCTGGACTTTGATTACGCCGCCGGTCATACGCATACGGAATTTGCCGACGGCATCATCGCCTTCATCAAGACCGAAGGCCTGAAGCTCGACTGGCTGCTGGAAACCCATGCCCATGCCGACCACATTTCGGCAGCGCCCTATATCAAGAAGCAGTTGGGGGGGCGCACCGGCATCGGCGAGCACATCAAAGACGTGCAGAAAGTGTTCGGCGAGGTGTTCCACGACGACAGCATCCCGCGTGACGGCCGCCCCTTCGACAAGCTCTTCACGGATGGCGAAACTTTCGCCATCGGCCAATTGCAGGTCCATGTCATGCACACGCCCGGCCACACACCCGCCTGCGTGACTTACCTGGCGGGCGAGGATGCCTTCGTCGGCGACACCTTGTTCATGCCGGACTACGGCACCGCCCGCTGCGATTTCCCCGGTGGCAATGCCCACAGCCTCTATCACTCCGTGCAGCGTCTCTACGGCCTGCCACCCCAGACCAGACTTCATCTCTGCCACGACTACATGCCAGGCGGCCGTGCCGCCCAATGGGTGTGCACCGTGCAGGAGCAGCGCGACGGCAATGTGCAACTCAACGCCCGCACGACCGAAGACGAGTTCGTCGCCTTTCGCAAGCAGCGCGACGCAAAACTCGATATGCCAGCGCTGATCGTGCCCTCGGTGCAGGTCAATATTCGCGCCGGCGAAATGCCACCAGCCGAGACCAACGGCGTGAGCTATCTCAAAGTCCCCATCAACGTGCTGTAG
- a CDS encoding YeeE/YedE family protein — protein MFQLDSTAFTPGTAIAGGALIGLAAGTLALGAGKIAGISGILGSTLNDLATRTRPDGWRVTFLAGIVAASFIWALFVPVPGASFGESWPVIATAGLLVGFGTRMGSGCASGHGVCGLSRLSVRSAAAVAMFMSFGIATAVLGHRI, from the coding sequence CTGTTCCAGCTCGATTCCACCGCGTTTACGCCGGGTACCGCCATTGCTGGCGGCGCTCTCATCGGCTTGGCTGCCGGAACCCTGGCCCTTGGCGCCGGCAAGATTGCCGGCATCAGCGGCATCCTGGGCAGCACCTTGAACGACCTCGCCACACGCACCCGACCCGATGGTTGGCGCGTGACGTTTCTTGCGGGCATCGTCGCCGCATCGTTCATCTGGGCGTTGTTCGTGCCGGTGCCGGGCGCAAGCTTCGGCGAATCCTGGCCTGTCATCGCCACTGCCGGGTTGCTTGTTGGCTTCGGCACCCGCATGGGCTCGGGTTGCGCCAGTGGTCATGGCGTTTGCGGGCTGTCGCGCTTGTCGGTGCGTTCAGCCGCAGCAGTGGCCATGTTCATGAGCTTTGGCATCGCCACGGCGGTGCTGGGCCACCGGATCTAA
- a CDS encoding DUF6691 family protein has product MKIFAFICGLAFGFGLLISGMTDPVKVLGFLNIAGPWDPSLMLVMISAVVVALPMMQLASRREKALLGDTIAFPPRFGITGKLLLGSAIFGVGWGLDGLCPGPSLASLGAFTWQEGLFFLTMIAGMLGHESWQRANQSARAQAPAAGTS; this is encoded by the coding sequence ATGAAAATCTTTGCCTTCATCTGCGGTCTGGCCTTCGGCTTCGGCCTGTTGATCTCCGGCATGACCGACCCGGTCAAGGTGCTGGGCTTTCTCAACATCGCCGGCCCGTGGGATCCCAGCCTGATGCTGGTCATGATCAGCGCCGTGGTGGTCGCGCTGCCGATGATGCAACTGGCCTCGCGTCGCGAAAAGGCGCTGCTGGGCGACACCATTGCCTTCCCGCCGCGCTTCGGCATCACCGGCAAGCTGCTTCTCGGCAGCGCCATTTTTGGCGTGGGCTGGGGTTTGGACGGGCTATGCCCAGGACCGTCCCTCGCCTCGCTGGGCGCCTTCACTTGGCAGGAAGGGCTGTTTTTTCTGACGATGATTGCCGGCATGCTCGGCCATGAGTCTTGGCAGCGTGCCAACCAATCAGCCCGCGCGCAGGCACCGGCGGCTGGCACGAGCTGA